One region of Armigeres subalbatus isolate Guangzhou_Male chromosome 3, GZ_Asu_2, whole genome shotgun sequence genomic DNA includes:
- the LOC134227691 gene encoding snRNA-activating protein complex subunit 3 — protein sequence MEQIYKPKNEEIVSPRQVQSEFQRELLTTNLTRVPCIEEDIGEAIGFTGSNVQFNDLMQSIDLDLNLSSTKDLRVLPFHPSRIQPVQKHIEVPEKARQLRCVQNALKITGRIRKNLDTRIRYNKHKYTAEPPLEDPDLQPFGEILLQIRFYEPFKYKTGLRLGHPKFHQEFYVIGSQTLAELRDKIYCPCDSGPFFDISENPHQSEPKRAPEEPNPGFFFIHDVFYNDMRNQRNMDYSEVILKWAKRQKCIGKLESRNMENTRFDELKFRLGYPQVYQHHGNCEHIFVVSDCRLLSPSDVLTRRRYPLLNSYVFPRSIPCNICGHCEANFIVKNSDQHIFDPAYVCQACFESYHYKHGKKIGEFEAYRFLGTKVAVKEDDAQIEN from the exons ATGGAACAGATTTATAAACCCAAAAATGAAGAAATCGTGTCACCCCGCCAAGTTCAAAGTGAGTTTCAGCGGGAGTTGCTGACAACAAATTTGACCAGAGTTCCCTGCATCGAAGAGGACATCGGAGAAGCTATCGGATTCACTGGCTCGAACGTCCAATTCAATGATCTTATGCAGTCCATCGATCTGGATTTGAATCTATCCAGCACGAAAGATTTGCGAGTTTTGCCTTTCCATCCCTCACGAATCCAGCCAGTCCAGAAGCATATCGAAGTACCGGAAAAAGCTCGGCAGCTTCGTTGTGTTCAGAATGCGCTGAAAATAACGGGAAGGATTCGGAAAAATCTGGACACCAGAATTCGTTATAACAAGCATAAGTACACAGCCGAACCACCGTTGGAAGACCCGGACCTCCAGCCGTTCGGAGAAATATTGCTGCAAATTCGATTCTACGAGCCCTTCAAGTACAAAACCGGTCTTCGATTGGGTCATCCCAAATTTCACCAGGAGTTCTACGTTATTGGGTCTCAAACACTGGCGGAACTGCGAGACAAAATCTACTGTCCGTGTGATTCGGGTCCCTTTTTCGACATAAGCGAGAATCCTCACCAGTCGGAACCGAAACGAGCACCGGAAGAACCGAATCCGGGATTCTTTTTCATCCATGACGTTTTTTACAACGATATGAGAAATCAGCGCAACATGGACTATTCGGAAGTGATTCTCAAGTGGGCCAAGCGACAGAAGTGCATCGGTAAATTGGAAAGCCGAAATATGGAAAACACACGATTTGATGAGTTGAAATTTCGATTGGGCTATCCGCAG GTTTATCAACATCATGGAAATTGCGAGCACATATTCGTAGTTTCAGATTGCCGGTTGCTATCCCCTTCAGATGTGCTAACCCGTAGGCGATATCCGCTCCTTAATTCGTATGTTTTTCCTCGGTCTATTCCGTGCAATATTTGCGGGCATTGCGAGGCAAACTTTATTGTTAAAAACAGTGATCAGCACATTTTCGATCCCGCTTACGTATGTCAGGCTTGCTTCGAGTCGTATCACTATAAGCATGGCAAGAAAATTGGTGAATTCGAGGCGTATCGATTCCTCGGTACCAAAGTAGCAGTTAAGGAAGACGATGCACAAATAGAAAACTAA